A portion of the Hymenobacter gelipurpurascens genome contains these proteins:
- a CDS encoding glycoside hydrolase family 3 C-terminal domain-containing protein, with the protein MKNPLLVLGLAALMGAVPSQPHPSVVPSVQASVGIADDLPFCNPDLPIDQRVDDLVGRLTLPEKVSQMLNASAAIDRLGIPAYNWWNEALHGVARTSMKTTVFPQAIGLAATFDQEAMLRMATITSDEARAVHQEYVRRGERGIYQGLTFWTPNINIFRDPRWGRGQETYGEDPYLTGQLGSALVRGFQGDDPKYLKITACAKHFAVHSGPESSRHEYNAQISDYDLWDTYLPAFRDLVVDAKVAGVMCAYNAYAGQPCCGSDKLMNDILYTKWKFKGYVTSDCDGLNDFWQHHKTDPDAATAAANAVLHGTDIECATGKLFTYNSLLESVQKGLITEKQLDTSVKRLYKIRFQLGMFDPVERVKYARIPMSVVESGPHQAHALKMAQESVVLLKNERNTLPLRKDLKKIVVLGPNADNESVQLGNYNGFPTRNVTPLMGIREKVGKNTQVNYIQGVDYASNIVYETFDLNRNLAYESKPGFRAEYFRGTNLEGAPVATVQESGLDRYLANTKQEIVKGLPSENISARYLSTFTPERSEEMAFQITGDDGYRLFINNQLVVDNWNSRGVSTTQHTMKVEAGKKLDIRIEYFQAVSRSILKFTGAHVVPMNAQNILGQVKDADAIVFVGGISPRLEGEEMKVNVEGFSGGDRTSIALPKVQTELLKVLHSSGKPVVFVMMTGSAIGCQWEAVNLPAVVNSWYGGQAAGTALADVLFGDYNPAGRLPVTFYKSESQLPPFDNYDMAGRTYRYFKDTPLYPFGHGLSYTSFKYTNLKVASTAQTGKPVTVSVEVQNTGKRPGDEVVQLYVRHPDGKGRVALHALEGFRRVPLKAGEKKTVQFTLTPRQLSRLNEQAQRLEQPGKVQLFAGGGQPLGQSVAAGNVLKADMTLTGKSVAID; encoded by the coding sequence ATGAAGAACCCACTCCTCGTCCTGGGGCTGGCTGCGCTTATGGGCGCAGTGCCCAGCCAGCCTCACCCGAGCGTCGTCCCCAGTGTGCAAGCCTCCGTAGGTATTGCCGACGACCTTCCCTTCTGCAACCCCGATCTGCCCATCGACCAGCGCGTGGATGATTTGGTGGGTCGCCTGACCCTGCCGGAGAAGGTGTCCCAGATGCTCAATGCCTCAGCCGCCATTGATCGGCTGGGGATACCGGCCTACAACTGGTGGAACGAGGCGCTGCATGGGGTGGCTCGCACCAGCATGAAAACCACGGTGTTTCCGCAAGCCATAGGCCTAGCCGCCACCTTCGACCAGGAAGCTATGCTGCGGATGGCCACCATCACGTCGGATGAGGCGCGGGCGGTGCACCAGGAATATGTGCGCCGTGGCGAACGGGGTATTTATCAGGGCCTCACCTTCTGGACGCCCAATATCAACATCTTCCGCGACCCGCGCTGGGGCCGGGGCCAGGAAACCTACGGCGAAGACCCTTACCTCACGGGCCAGCTAGGCTCGGCGCTGGTGCGCGGCTTTCAGGGCGATGATCCGAAGTACCTCAAAATCACGGCCTGTGCCAAGCACTTCGCCGTGCACAGCGGCCCCGAGTCATCGCGCCACGAGTACAACGCTCAAATCAGCGATTACGACCTCTGGGACACCTACTTGCCCGCGTTTCGCGACCTGGTGGTAGATGCCAAGGTGGCCGGCGTAATGTGCGCCTACAACGCCTACGCCGGGCAGCCCTGCTGCGGCAGCGACAAGCTGATGAACGATATTCTCTACACGAAATGGAAGTTCAAGGGCTACGTCACCTCGGACTGCGACGGACTGAACGACTTCTGGCAGCACCACAAAACCGACCCCGATGCGGCCACTGCGGCCGCCAACGCCGTGTTGCACGGCACCGATATTGAGTGCGCTACGGGCAAGCTGTTTACGTACAACTCCCTGCTGGAATCGGTGCAGAAAGGCCTGATTACGGAGAAGCAGCTGGATACATCGGTGAAGCGGCTTTACAAAATCCGGTTCCAGCTGGGCATGTTCGACCCCGTGGAGCGCGTGAAGTACGCCCGCATTCCGATGAGCGTAGTGGAAAGCGGCCCGCATCAGGCGCACGCCCTCAAGATGGCGCAGGAGTCGGTGGTACTCCTAAAGAATGAGCGCAACACCCTGCCGCTGCGCAAGGATCTGAAGAAAATCGTAGTGCTCGGCCCCAATGCCGACAACGAAAGCGTGCAGCTCGGCAACTACAATGGGTTCCCGACCCGCAACGTGACGCCGCTGATGGGCATCCGGGAGAAAGTGGGCAAAAACACGCAAGTGAACTACATACAGGGGGTTGACTATGCCAGTAACATCGTCTATGAAACCTTCGACCTGAACAGGAACCTGGCCTATGAGAGCAAGCCGGGCTTCCGGGCCGAGTACTTCCGGGGTACTAACTTGGAAGGCGCGCCCGTAGCTACCGTGCAGGAAAGTGGCCTAGACCGTTACCTGGCCAACACCAAGCAGGAAATAGTGAAGGGCTTGCCCTCGGAGAATATTTCGGCCCGCTACCTGAGCACGTTCACGCCCGAGAGGTCAGAGGAAATGGCCTTCCAGATTACCGGCGACGATGGCTACCGGCTGTTCATCAACAACCAGCTGGTGGTAGATAATTGGAACAGCCGGGGTGTGTCTACTACCCAACACACGATGAAAGTAGAAGCCGGTAAGAAACTGGATATCAGGATTGAATACTTTCAGGCCGTGAGCCGCTCCATTCTTAAGTTCACCGGCGCCCACGTAGTGCCCATGAATGCGCAGAACATTCTAGGCCAGGTGAAAGATGCCGATGCTATTGTGTTTGTGGGCGGCATCTCGCCCCGCCTCGAAGGCGAGGAAATGAAGGTGAATGTGGAAGGCTTCAGCGGCGGCGACCGAACCAGTATTGCGCTGCCCAAGGTGCAGACGGAGCTACTGAAGGTGCTGCACTCCTCGGGTAAGCCGGTGGTGTTCGTGATGATGACCGGCAGCGCCATCGGGTGCCAGTGGGAGGCCGTTAACCTGCCCGCAGTGGTCAATAGCTGGTACGGGGGCCAGGCCGCCGGCACGGCCCTGGCCGATGTGCTTTTCGGGGACTACAACCCCGCGGGCCGGCTGCCGGTCACGTTCTACAAGTCGGAAAGCCAGCTGCCGCCCTTCGATAACTACGACATGGCGGGCCGCACCTACCGCTATTTCAAGGATACGCCGCTCTATCCCTTCGGGCACGGCCTAAGCTATACCAGCTTCAAATACACCAACCTGAAAGTGGCCTCCACGGCCCAAACCGGTAAGCCCGTGACCGTAAGCGTGGAGGTACAAAATACCGGTAAGCGCCCCGGCGATGAGGTGGTGCAGCTCTACGTGCGCCACCCCGACGGCAAAGGCCGCGTGGCCTTGCACGCCCTGGAAGGCTTCCGCCGCGTGCCCCTGAAGGCCGGTGAGAAAAAGACCGTGCAGTTTACGCTCACGCCCCGACAGCTCTCCCGCCTCAATGAGCAGGCCCAGCGCCTGGAGCAACCAGGCAAGGTGCAGCTCTTCGCGGGCGGCGGCCAGCCGCTAGGCCAGTCGGTGGCAGCGGGCAACGTGCTTAAAGCTGATATGACCTTGACGGGCAAAAGCGTAGCTATTGATTAG
- a CDS encoding molybdopterin molybdotransferase MoeA: protein MLSVEEATRLVAATIRPLSVEYISLTLAAGRVLREPLYADRDFPPFNRVAMDGIALRYEALAAGQMEFLVEHTQFAGQVPRPLQDSAAAIEIMTGASLPEGADTVIRYEDVTFRTDEAGHRVAQVQVGAPRTGFNVHAQGADRHKDDLLLPAGTVLGPAELAVAATVGAALVAVTRRPRVAVVSTGDELVPITQQPEPHQIRRSNVLMLQAAAQQAGAEATAFHFNDDPDDLRLGLPDLLENYDAVLLSGGVSKGKADFLPEVLREIGVEQIFHEVQQRPGKPFWFGQQPGGAAVFALPGNPVSTFVNFYRYARPWLLAVQQPADYEESVLGGSVPVVLAQEVQFKPRLTHFLLVSLEHTPTGCILAYPERAGGSGDQASLLACQAFLELPAEQEVFPQGTVLPAWRFR from the coding sequence ATGCTCTCCGTCGAAGAAGCCACCCGCCTTGTAGCCGCCACCATCCGCCCCTTGTCGGTGGAGTATATCTCCCTGACCCTTGCGGCAGGCCGGGTGCTGCGGGAGCCGCTCTACGCCGACCGCGATTTTCCGCCCTTCAACCGGGTAGCCATGGATGGCATTGCGCTGCGCTATGAGGCGCTGGCAGCGGGCCAAATGGAGTTCCTGGTGGAGCACACCCAGTTTGCCGGCCAAGTTCCGCGGCCCCTCCAGGACTCTGCCGCTGCTATCGAAATCATGACGGGCGCCTCGCTGCCGGAAGGGGCCGATACGGTTATTCGGTATGAGGACGTCACGTTCCGGACGGATGAGGCGGGCCACCGGGTAGCGCAAGTACAGGTGGGGGCTCCGCGCACCGGCTTCAATGTGCACGCCCAAGGCGCCGACCGCCACAAGGACGACTTGCTGCTGCCGGCTGGTACGGTGCTAGGCCCCGCCGAGCTGGCGGTAGCGGCTACTGTAGGCGCTGCGCTGGTGGCCGTTACGCGGCGCCCCCGGGTGGCCGTGGTCAGTACCGGCGACGAGCTGGTGCCCATCACGCAGCAGCCCGAGCCCCACCAGATACGGCGCTCCAATGTGCTTATGCTGCAGGCCGCCGCCCAGCAGGCCGGGGCCGAGGCCACCGCTTTCCACTTCAACGACGACCCCGATGACCTGCGCCTAGGCCTGCCCGATTTGCTGGAAAACTACGATGCCGTGCTGCTGAGCGGGGGCGTCTCGAAAGGCAAAGCCGACTTCCTGCCCGAGGTATTGCGGGAGATAGGGGTAGAGCAGATTTTTCATGAGGTGCAGCAGCGGCCCGGCAAGCCGTTCTGGTTTGGGCAGCAGCCGGGCGGTGCCGCGGTGTTTGCCTTGCCCGGGAACCCGGTTTCTACCTTCGTCAACTTCTACCGCTACGCCCGGCCCTGGCTGCTGGCCGTGCAACAACCAGCTGACTATGAGGAGTCTGTGCTAGGTGGGTCGGTTCCTGTTGTATTGGCTCAGGAGGTGCAGTTCAAGCCCCGCCTCACGCACTTTCTGCTGGTAAGTCTGGAGCACACTCCTACTGGCTGCATACTGGCATACCCCGAGCGGGCCGGCGGCTCCGGCGACCAGGCCAGCCTGCTGGCCTGCCAAGCTTTTCTGGAACTGCCCGCCGAGCAGGAGGTCTTCCCACAAGGCACCGTACTGCCTGCCTGGCGGTTTCGGTAG
- the moaC gene encoding cyclic pyranopterin monophosphate synthase MoaC, which yields MSDSPKLTHLNAAGQPAMVDVGAKTPTRRVARARSRVILGPEIMALVREGDLPTRKGPVFQTAILAGIMGAKRTSELIPLCHPLGLDDCQVRIEVDGPDAVVIECTATVTGKTGVEMEALTGASVAALTIYDMCKALSHNIIIQETRLVEKTGGKQDFHYAG from the coding sequence ATGTCTGACTCTCCCAAACTCACCCACCTCAACGCCGCCGGCCAGCCCGCCATGGTAGATGTGGGCGCCAAAACCCCGACCCGCCGTGTAGCCCGGGCCCGCAGCCGCGTGATTCTCGGCCCCGAAATCATGGCGCTGGTGCGCGAAGGCGACCTACCCACCCGCAAAGGCCCCGTGTTCCAGACCGCTATTCTGGCCGGCATCATGGGTGCCAAACGCACGTCGGAGCTGATTCCGCTGTGTCACCCGTTGGGCCTCGATGATTGCCAGGTGCGCATAGAAGTGGATGGACCGGATGCCGTTGTCATTGAATGCACGGCCACCGTAACGGGCAAAACCGGCGTAGAAATGGAAGCCCTGACCGGCGCTTCGGTGGCGGCGCTTACCATTTATGATATGTGCAAAGCGCTGTCGCACAACATCATCATTCAGGAAACGCGGCTAGTTGAGAAGACTGGCGGCAAGCAAGACTTTCATTATGCCGGATAA